In a single window of the Labrus mixtus chromosome 20, fLabMix1.1, whole genome shotgun sequence genome:
- the ep300b gene encoding histone acetyltransferase p300 isoform X6, which produces MAEHVLESGPPSAKRPKLSSPALSDGTDFGSLFDLEHDLPDELIGSSDLGLANGGDVNLLHAGLSGGQDAAAKHKQLSELLRTAAPPGGVMGGPQGGPPPQSVFMQQVGGGGAVNRAAMMASQKGNNGAQQQGLMGGQVMNGSTRVGFPGGAGMVNSNHMSADGLQPIRTQQPAAVNKMMMANVGPYGAPYAQSGGPGPPGAGLGPQHQNKTNMAAQFNMEKTAPGQSVTGMQPRALTGVSLSGAMGGAQVGLNAVGACPGTAPPAADPEKRKLIQQQLVLLLHAHKCQRREQANGEPRPCNLPHCRTMKNVLNHMTHCQAGKSCQVAHCASSRQIISHWKNCTKHDCPVCLPLKNAGDKRSQQALVNSAGLMNSLGPGAPGGQSNPPTLTPPNQIDPGSIERAYAALGLTYQGNQTAQNNMQSPSGVRSLNSMGGNSMNGGASVQSANQQLHNNMNTQSLMNDGLGALSSMPTAGPPSSDMTKSWHEDITQDLRNHLVHKLVQAIFPTPDPAALKDRRMENLVAYARKVEGDMYDSAGSRAEYYHLLAEKIYKIQKELEEKRRTRLQKQGGTTGHAGISSPPLSMGQPPINLGQPPISPGQSPNGPHVDASMMRAAGANQMVRMQSPAGLSQFGQVGVQSMAQRLTPPLPPNAPVNQMTMGARVGQSNATQMQNQYLPAAQLPGSSPGHGPGYSPGHGPGYSHGPGPGPGPGHGHGTGPGHGLGHDPGPGMNQSGGQTSGPQMNHASTPSPLPAYSPAAPPPSGSGGPCSVGGTGPPSCSSSQPHCPPVRMNSPSPARSLTPQPLQTPPTLPRSQTPQTPSTPPLPPQQQQQQQQQHQRLLQQQQQQQHPAPLQASSGETGNTDKANQLPQQMLGGVASPTLQAVTQNASVPLQRPQTPLSPKPSGAADTQVSSPASLSSSDLAPNHDDIKVEVKQEEEREEEEEEEEEEEGGDSKGEGKGKMGKGQSDVKSEDKPETEKPSGGGGKGEPMDTPSSSMTSSLSSGEDKKVEVKKEPKEEKEEKDEEGSPAGAQSKKKIFKPEELRQALMPTLEALYRQDPESLPFRQPVDAQLLGIPDYFDVVKNPMDLSTIKRKLDTGQYQEPWQYVDDIWLMFNNAWLYNRKTSRVYKYCSKLAEVFESEIDPVMQDLGYCCGRKFEFSPQTLCCYGKQLCTIQRDAAYFSYQNRYHFCEKCFNEIQSESVSLGDDPAQPQTSINKDQFQRKKNDTLDPELLVECLDCGRKNHQICVLHNETIWPSGFVCDGCLKKSNKTRKENKYAAKRLPQTKLGSFLETRLNDYLKRQSHPETGEVTIRVVHVSDKMVEVKPGMKSRFVDSGEMAESFPYRTKALFAFEDIGGADVCFFGMHVQEYGSDCPPPNQRRVYISYLDSVHFFQPRHLRTAVYYEILLGYLEYAKRQGFTTGHIWACPPSEGDDYIFHCHPADQKIPKPKRLQEWYKKMLDKAVSERIVHDYKDIFKQATEDRLTSAKELPYFEGDFWPNVLEESIKELEQEEEERKREENCTSNESPDVSASKGDSKNAKKKNNKKTSKNKSNLSRGNKKKPGMPNVSNDLSQKLYATMEKHKEVFFVIRLIAVPTANSLPPITDPDPLMACDLMDGRDAFLTLARDKHLEFSSLRRSRWSSMCMLVELHNQSQDRFVYTCNECKHHVETRFHCTVCEDYDLCITCYNTKGHEHKMDKLGLGLDDDSNNPAAAATQSPGDSRRLSIQRCIQSLVHACQCRNANCSLPSCQKMKRVVQHTKSCKRKTNGGCPICKQLIALCCYHAKHCQENKCPVPFCLNIKQKLRQQQLQHRLQQAQMLRRRMASMQRVGQPAGGPPGGPVVGLQSPGNNGTTAPSTPTSGGTQPPTPQTPTQTMPPVPQQGLGPGVQQLQQQAGMPSQHTLHPQFQQMGGGGRFGGVMSSPQHQQQSGANAQQLQQNCLPPYTSRPPGSSPLHASQVNPVLGSATPPQQQHQPGGGQQAPGQLQGQTPFPQQQQAPSGPPQAAVEIAMKIQQVADAQRKMALQRQTATGLIPPHPHHQQGPGQQMGMGHTGGPGMVGPQGMPPQTPAAVSAGRAHMDPQPAPSGMMVSAGGTSQQGHLPSQVQLQQQRVGAPLSQQQQHWGGQGMPPQQRPAVMNHSAVMAAQQQGAHQQTQGHTALMNMGQQLSAVGGGPGGPVPGAAGGNIPQAALQDLLRTLRSPSSPLQQQQVLNILRSNPQLMAAFIKQRASKYKGGPGCLPGGPTGGPGPTGGPGCNVMAGGPPQVNMNASGPGQPGMHMGGQGGSTVNMATIAQLQQAQQQQQLNQPQQLQHQQQLQQQQQLQQQQLQQQQQIQQQQQIQQQQQLQQQQQLQQQQQQLQQQQQLQQQQQIQQQQQQLQQQQQIQQQQQLQQHQQIQQQQQLQQQQQLQQQQQLQQQQQLQQQQQQLQQQQIQQQQQQQLQQQQLQQQRPMLNNVQQGGVRGLQGGPQMGNLNNPQFRELLRRRHLQQQQQQQQQQQQQQQQHLQQQIGVGPGQFQQPPQVQNFVGPSGMQPPAAGKGPQTDPSQQHQLGQQGPCGGGPQQPPQSAPPPSSQALLQQALHQRLLQQQHLGPGGSPGQHSSPMSPQQVAHSPHPHLQGQTVHTPLANQVRSPQPSPRPQSQPPHSSPSPRLQPHPSPHNISPQVQSGSPHLNQHHPGMVAPPQQNSLDQFGRDQSAMLSQLGTMGGLHGPGGGSQDPMNHNPLDLM; this is translated from the exons ATGGCTGAACATGTTCTGGAGTCCGGCCCGCCTTCAGCCAAGAGGCCCAAACTGTCCTCCCCTGCCCTGTCCGACGGAACCG ATTTTGGCTCCCTGTTCGACCTGGAGCACGACCTCCCAGACGAGCTCATCGGCTCCTCAGACCTCGGGTTGGCCAACGGGGGGGACGTGAACCTGCTCCACGCCGGTCTGAGCGGAGGACAGGATGCTGCTGCCAAACATAAACAGCTGTCTGAACTGTTGAGgactgcagctcctcctgggggggTGATGGGAGGTCCTCAGGGCGGACCCCCCCCTCAATCTGTATTCATGCAGCAGGTCGGAGGGGGCGGGGCTGTGAACAGAGCGGCCATGATGGCTTCTCAGAAGGGGAACAATGGAGCGCAGCAGCAAGGCCTGATGGGAGGTCAGGTGATGAACGGCTCAACGAGGGTCGGTTTCCCCGGAGGTGCAGGGATGGTAAACAGTAACCACATGTCAGCTGACggcctgcagccaatcagaacacAGCAACCGGCAGCTGTGAACAAG atGATGATGGCTAACGTCGGCCCCTATGGCGCTCCCTATGCTCAGTCGGGGGGCCCGGGGCCTCCAGGAGCCGGGCTGGGCCCTCAGCACCAGAATAAAACCAACATGGCCGCTCAGTTCAACATGGAGAAGACGGCGCCGGGTCAGAGCGTGACGGGGATG CAACCCAGAGCGCTCACAGGAGTTTCTCTCAGCGGTGCGATGGGCGGGGCTCAGGTGGGTCTGAACGCCGTGGGGGCGTGTCCCGggacagcgccccctgctgcaGATCCTGAGAAACGTAAGCTGATCCAGCAGCAGCTGGTCCTGCTGCTTCACGCTCACAAATGTCAGCGCAGAGAGCAGGCGAACGGCGAGCCCAGGCCGTGTAACCTCCCGCACTGTCGTACCATGAAGAACGTCCTGAACCACATGACGCACTGCCAAGCCGGGAAGTCGTGTCAGG TGGCTCACTGCGCCTCATCCAGACAGATCATCTCTCACTGGAAGAACTGCACCAAACACGACTGTCCCGTCTGTCTGCCGCTGAAGAACGCCGGAGACAAGAGGAGCCAGCAGG CTTTAGTGAACAGTGCTGGTTTAATGAACTCTTTGGGGCCGGGGGCTCCTGGTGGACAGTCCAACCCCCCCACCCTGACCCCCCCAAACCAGATCGACCCCGGCTCCATAGAGAGAGCCTACGCCGCCCTTGGACTCACCTACCAGGGAAACCAGACCGCCCAGAACAACATGCAGAGCCCATCGGGGGTCAGGAGTCTGAACAGCATGG GAGGAAACTCAATGAATGGAGGCGCGAGTGTTCAGTCAGCGAACCAGCAGCTGcacaacaacatgaacacacagag cttGATGAACGATGGTTTGGGGGCCCTGAGCTCGATGCCCACAGCAGGTCccccttcatcagacatgacAAAGTCGTGGCATGAAGACATCACACAGGACCTCCGGAACCACCTGGTCCACAAACT TGTGCAGGCCATCTTCCCCACCCCCGATCCCGCCGCTCTCAAGGACCGCAGGATGGAGAACCTGGTGGCCTACGCCCGAAAAGTGGAGGGGGACATGTACGATTCAGCGGGCAGCAGG GCTGAGTACTATCACCTGCTGGCAGAGAAGATCTATAAGATCcagaaggagctggaggagaagaggagaacacGGCTGCAGAAACAGGGCGGGACGACGGGACATGCTGGcatctcctccccccctctcagCATGGGACAGCCCCCGATTAACCTGGGACAGCCCCCCATAAGCCCGGGACAATCCCCCA ATGGTCCTCATGTCGATGCGTCCATGATGCGAGCAGCTGGAGCCAATCAGATGGTCAGGATGCAGAGCCCTGCAG GACTCAGTCAGTTTGGTCAGGTGGGCGTTCAGTCGATGGCTCAGAGGTtgactcctccccttcctcctaaCGCTCCAGTCAACCAG atgacTATGGGAGCCCGGGTGGGTCAGTCCAACGCAACACAGATGCAGAACCAGTACCTCCCTGCAGCCCAACTTCCAGGGTCCAGTCCTGGTCATGGTCCTGGTTACAGTCCTGGTCATGGTCCTGGTTACAGTcatggtcctggtcctggtcctggtcctggtcatGGTCATGGTACCGGTCCTGGTCATGGTCTTGGTCATGACCCTGGTCCTGGGATGAACCAGTCTGGAGGTCAGACTTCAGGTCCACAG ATGAACCACGCATCCACACCGTCCCCCCTCCCAGCCTACAGCCCTGCAGCTCCGCCCCCCTCAGGCTCTGGGGGGCCCTGTAGTGTGGGGGGTACTGGGCCTCCATCCTGCTCCTCCAGCCAGCCTCACTGCCCCCCCGTCAGGATGAACTCCCCCTCACCTGCCCGCAGTTTAACACCTCAACCTCTCCAAACACCGCCCACTTTACCAAGAAGTCAGACCCCCCAGACCCCCAGCACCCCCCCACTGCccccccaacaacaacaacaacaacaacaacaacaccaacgactgctacaacaacaacaacaacaacaacatcctgCTCCACTGCAGGCATCATCGGGGGAGACAGGCAACACAGACAAAGCCAATCAGCTTCCTCAGCAGATGCTTGGAGGTGTGGCTTCCCCAACCCTTCAGGCAGTTACCCAGAATGCTTCAGTGCCTCTGCAGCGGCCGCAGACGCCG ctGTCTCCTAAACCCTCGGGGGCTGCAGACACTCAGGTGTCCTCTCCGGCCTCGCTCAGCAGCTCAGACCTCGCTCCAAACCATGATGACATCAAGGTGGaggtgaagcaggaggaggagcgggaggaggaggaggaagaggaggaggaggaggaaggaggagacagtAAAGGAGAGGGGAAGGGGAAGATGGGAAAGGGTCAGAGTGACGTGAAGTCTGAGGACAAACCAGAG ACTGAGAAGCCCTCAGGTGGGGGGGGTAAAGGTGAGCCCATGGACACGCCCTCGTCCTCCATGACCTCGTCATTATCCTCAGGTGAGGACAAGAAGGTGGAGGTGAAGAAGGAGcccaaagaggagaaggaggagaaggatgagGAGGGGTCTCCAGCTGGAGCTCAGAGCAAGAAGAAaa TCTTTAAGCCCGAGGAGCTGCGCCAGGCGCTCATGCCCACCTTGGAGGCGCTGTACCGCCAGGACCCTGAGTCTCTCCCCTTCCGTCAGCCGGTGGACGCCCAGTTACTGGGAATACCC GACTACTTTGACGTGGTGAAGAACCCGATGGACCTGTCGACCATCAAAAGGAAGCTGGACACGGGTCAGTACCAGGAGCCATGGCAGTACGTTGACGATATCTGGCTGATGTTTAACAACGCCTGGCTCTACAACCGCAAAACATCCCGAGTGTACAAGTACTGCTCCAAGCTGGCCGAGGTGTTCGAGTCTGAGATCGACCCGGTCATGCAGGACCTGGGTTACTGCTGCGGGCGGAAG TTTGAGTTTTCTCCACAAACTCTCTGTTGCTACGGGAAACAGTTATGTACCATCCAACGAGACGCCGCTTACTTCAGCTACCAGAACAG GTACCACTTCTGTGAGAAGTGTTTCAACGAGATCCAGAGCGAGAGCGTTTCCCTGGGAGACGACCCTGCCCAGCCTCAGAC GTCCATCAACAAAGATCAGTTTCAACGGAAGAAAAATGACACGCTTGACCCTGAACT ACTGGTCGAATGTTTGGACTGTGGTCGTAAAAATCATCAGATCTGCGTCCTCCATAATGAAACCATCTGGCCGTcagg cTTCGTTTGTGATGGCTGCCTGAAAAAATCCAACAAGACTCGTAAAGAGAACAAATATGCAGCAAAGA GACTCCCTCAGACAAAGCTTGGCAGCTTTTTGGAGACGAGATTGAACGACTACCTGAAGCGTCAGAGTCACCCTGAGACCGGTGAGGTCACCATCAGGGTGGTGCACGTCTCTGATAAGATGGTGGAGGTGAAGCCAGGCATGAAGTCCAG GTTTGTGGACAGCGGTGAGATGGCAGAGTCCTTCCCCTACAGAACGAAAGCTTTGTTTGCCTTTGAAGACATTGGTGGAGCCGACGTATGTTTTTTCGGTATGCACGTCCAAGAGTATGGCTCTGACTGCCCTCCACCCAATCAGAGACGAGTGTACATCTCTTACCTGGACAGTGTGCACTTCTTCCAACCTCGACACCTGAGGACGGCCGTGTACTACGAGATCCTGCTGGGTTACCTGGAGTACGCCAAGAGGCAGGG GTTTACCACGGGTCACATCTGGGCGTGTCCACCCAGCGAAGGAGACGATTATATCTTCCACTGTCACCCAGCTGACCAGAAGATCCCCAAACCCAAACGCCTGCAGGAGTGGTACAAGAAGATGCTGGACAAGGCCGTGTCAGAGCGCATCGTGCATGACTACAAG GACATCTTCAAACAGGCGACCGAGGACCGGCTGACCAGCGCCAAAGAGCTACCGTACTTTGAGGGCGACTTCTGGCCAAACGTGTTGGAGGAGAGCATCaaggagctggagcaggaggaggaggagaggaagagggaggaaaacTGCACCTCCAACGAGAGCCCagatgtgagt GCCTCTAAAGGTGACAGCAAGAACGccaaaaagaagaacaacaagaagACGAGTAAGAACAAGAGCAACCTGAGCCGAGGCAACAAGAAGAAACCGGGGATGCCCAATGTGTCCAACGACCTGTCCCAGAAACTCTACGCCACCatggagaaacacaaagag GTGTTCTTTGTCATCCGCCTCATCGCTGTCCCCACCGCCAACTCTCTGCCCCCCATCACTGACCCAGACCCCCTAATGGCTTGCGACCTGATGGATGGCCGGGATGCCTTCCTGACGCTGGCCCGGGACAAACACCTGGAGTTCAGCTCTCTGCGGAGGTCCAGGTGGAGCTCCATGTGTATGCTGGTGGAGCTGCACAACCAGAGCCAGGACCGCTTCGTCTACACCTGCAACGAGTGCAAACATCACGTGGAGACACGATTCCACTGCACTGTCTGCGAG GACTACGACCTGTGCATCACCTGCTACAACACCAAAGGCCACGAGCACAAGATGGACAAACTGGGCCTGGGACTGGACGACGACAGCAACAACCCGGCAGCAGCAGCGACTCAGAGTCCCGGAGATTCTCGTCGTCTCAGCATCCAGCGCTGCATCCAGTCTCTGGTCCATGCTTGTCAGTGCCGCAACGCCAACTGCTCCCTGCCATCCTGCCAGAAGATGAAGCGCGTCGTTCAGCACACCAAGAGCTGCAAGCGAAAAACAAATGGGGGTTGTCCAATCTGCAAGCAGCTGATCGCTCTGTGCTGCTACCACGCCAAACACTGTCAGGAGAACAAATGTCCCGTCCCGTTCTGCCTGAACATCAAGCAAAAGCTGcgtcagcagcagctgcagcaccgCCTCCAGCAGGCCCAGAtgttgaggaggaggatggcAAGCATGCAGCGGGTGGGGCAACCAGCCGGGGGGCCACCTGGAGGACCCGTTGTAGGACTTCAATCACCTGGGAACAATGGAACGACTGCACCCAGTACTCCAACATCAGGTGGAACCCAGCCACCAACACCCCAGACCCCAACTCAGACCATGCCTCCTGTCCCACAGCAGGGTCTGGGTCCTGGagtccagcagctgcagcaacaaGCTGGGATGCCCAGCCAGCACACCCTCCATCCCCAGTTCCAGCAAATGGGTGGAGGGGGCAGGTTTGGGGGGGTAATGAGCTCCCCTCAACATCAGCAGCAAAGTGGAGCAAATGCCCAACAGCTACAACAGAACTGTCTGCCTCCGTACACCAGCAGACCTCCAGGCTCCTCTCCCCTCCATGCGTCCCAGGTAAATCCTGTCCTCGGCTCTGCAAcgcctcctcagcagcagcatcagccaGGTGGAGGTCAACAAGCTCCCGGCCAACTCCAGGGCCAGACTCCCTTTCCTCAGCAGCAACAGGCCCCATCCGGCCCCCCCCAGGCAGCCGTAGAGATAGCGATGAAGATCCAGCAGGTGGCTGATGCTCAGAGGAAGATGgctctgcagagacagacagccacAGGCTTGATCCCACCCCACCCTCACCATCAGCAGGGCCCAGGTCAGCAAATGGGCATGGGACATACAGGGGGGCCAGGGATGGTGGGACCCCAGGGAATGCCCCCCCAGACACCGGCAGCTGTCTCAGCAGGTCGGGCCCATATGGATCCACAACCAGCTCCATCAGGGATGATGGTCAGTGCTGGTGGTACCTCTCAGCAGGGTCACCTCCCCTCTCAGGTCcagcttcagcagcagaggGTGGGGGCACCACTCtctcaacagcagcagcattggGGGGGGCAGGGGATGCCCCCCCAGCAGAGACCAGCAGTGATGAACCATTCAGCAGTGATGGCAGCTCAACAACAAGGGGCTCACCAACAGACTCAGGGCCACACTGCCTTAATGAACATGGGACAGCAGCTAAGTGCAGTTGGGGGGGGCCCGGGGGGGCCAGTACCTGGAGCTGCCGGGGGGAACATTCCTCAGGCCGCCCTGCAGGACCTTTTACGGACTCTCCGCTCGCCAAGCTCCCCCCTGCAGCAACAGCAAGTCCTCAACATCCTACGCTCCAACCCGCAACTCATGGCGGCTTTCATCAAACAGAGAGCATCAAAATACAAGGGAGGGCCGGGCTGTTTACCTGGAGGTCCAACAGGGGGTCCTGGTCCAACAGGCGGTCCTGGTTGTAATGTTATGGCTGGAGGGCCTCCACAGGTGAACATGAATGCTTCAGGGCCTGGACAGCCTGGGATGCACATGGGTGGTCAGGGGGGGTCGACTGTTAACATGGCAACAATTGCCCAACTGCAGCAagcacagcagcaacagcaactaAACCAACCGCAACAactacaacatcaacaacaactgcaacagcagcaacaactacaacaacagcaactacaacagcagcaacaaatacaacagcagcaacaaatacaacaacagcaacaactacaacagcagcaacaactacaacaacagcagcaacaactacaacagcagcaacaactacaacagcagcaacaaatacaacagcagcagcaacaactacagcagcaacaacaaatacagcagcaacaacaactacaacagcatcaacaaatacaacagcagcagcaactacaacagcagcagcaactacaacagcaacagcaactacaacagcaacagcaactacagcagcaacaacaacaattacagcagcagcaaatacaacagcagcagcaacaacaactacaacagcaacagttgcagcagcagagaccAATGCTCAACAATGTACAGCAGGGGGGGGTCAGAGGTCTACAGGGGGGGCCACAGATGGGGAATCTTAACAATCCTCAGTTTAGAGAGTTGCTCAGGAGGCGACATcttcagcaacaacagcagcagcagcagcaacaacaacaacaacagcaacaacatctgcagcagcagatAGGGGTGGGTCCCGGTCAGTTCCAGCAGCCTCCTCAGGTTCAGAACTTTGTGGGTCCGTCCGGGATGCAACCCCCTGCTGCAGGAAAGGGCCCCCAAACAGACCCCTCTCAGCAGCACCAACTGGGTCAGCAAGGTCCATGTGGAGGAGGTCCTCAGCAGCCCCCTCAGAGTGCTCCCCCTCCGTCCTCTCAGGCCCTGCTCCAGCAGGCGCTCCACCAGAGgctgctccagcagcagcatctgGGTCCAGGGGGGTCTCCAGGCCAGCACAGCAGTCCCATGAGCCCACAGCAGGTGGCCCattccccccacccccaccttcAGGGCCAGACTGTGCATACGCCGCTCGCCAACCAGGTCCGATCCCCGCAGCCTTCCCCAAGACCCCAGTCCCAGCCGCCACATTCAAGCCCCTCGCCCCGCCTGCAGCCCCATCCCTCCCCCCATAATATCTCCCCCCAGGTGCAGTCGGGATCTCCACACCTGAACCAGCACCACCCAGGCATGGTGGCGCCCCCGCAGCAAAACTCTCTGGACCAGTTTGGACGGGATCAAAGCGCCATGCTTTCTCAGCTGGGTACCATGGGGGGTCTCCATGGGCCGGGGGGAGGCAGTCAGGACCCTATGAATCACAACCCTTTAGACCTAATGTGA